Proteins encoded within one genomic window of Chthonomonadales bacterium:
- a CDS encoding ABC transporter substrate-binding protein: MTDRTRSRHRLRARGTASIAVLAALVALACLTGCGRDPAAGKTEVIYWTGWSGHELAVQAKLVDEFNRTHSRIYVRILSQFGNSGYQKVRIAFAGGATPDVMSTVWADELAGYAMRDVLTPLDPYLQRAGRDIDREYTPGVGRMLRIGGKCYAMAVTTNTNFIAYNRRIFREAGLDPERPPRTIAELDAAAKACTKYDADGNFVRYGFRPGGLMLWAYIFGGQWYDPVIGRVTANDPHNVAALKWLASYNQTYDLRKMQAFQTTFGSDQTANGPFFVGKVAMWSTGEWAEEYVKRYAPTLDWGWFALPSPPGGRTGSTSAGGSVFVIPAACEHKEEAWEFLNWITSPGPVRTFCRSIGNVPPLVAVGRDPVFQNDPLFRFAVAIAQGQNSFGPPPIPTWPTFTREITRVEEKAMLGGGDPQALLNDLQTRMQRDLERTLFELGRPAPRGPGLAPPPAATARSPRSARAVEG, translated from the coding sequence ATGACCGACCGAACACGAAGCAGACATCGCCTTCGCGCTCGCGGAACCGCATCGATCGCCGTCCTCGCCGCTCTGGTCGCCCTCGCGTGCCTGACGGGATGCGGGCGCGATCCCGCGGCGGGCAAGACGGAGGTGATCTACTGGACCGGCTGGTCCGGCCATGAGCTTGCCGTACAGGCGAAGCTCGTGGACGAGTTCAACCGCACGCATTCCCGTATCTATGTGCGCATCCTCAGCCAGTTTGGCAACTCGGGCTACCAGAAGGTCCGGATCGCCTTTGCCGGCGGCGCCACGCCGGACGTGATGTCGACGGTGTGGGCCGACGAGCTCGCGGGCTACGCGATGCGGGACGTGCTGACGCCGCTCGACCCCTACCTGCAGCGCGCCGGGCGCGACATCGACCGCGAGTACACGCCCGGCGTAGGCCGCATGCTGCGGATCGGCGGCAAGTGCTACGCGATGGCCGTCACCACCAACACGAACTTCATCGCGTACAATCGGCGGATCTTCCGGGAGGCAGGGCTCGACCCGGAGCGCCCTCCCCGGACCATCGCGGAACTGGACGCGGCCGCGAAGGCCTGCACGAAGTACGATGCCGACGGCAACTTCGTGCGGTACGGGTTTCGCCCGGGCGGGCTGATGCTGTGGGCCTACATCTTCGGCGGCCAGTGGTACGACCCGGTGATCGGGCGCGTGACGGCCAACGACCCGCACAACGTCGCGGCCCTGAAGTGGCTGGCCTCCTACAACCAGACCTACGACCTGCGGAAGATGCAGGCGTTTCAGACGACTTTTGGCAGCGACCAGACGGCGAACGGCCCCTTCTTCGTGGGCAAGGTCGCCATGTGGAGCACCGGTGAGTGGGCGGAGGAGTACGTCAAACGCTACGCACCCACGCTCGACTGGGGCTGGTTCGCGCTGCCGAGCCCGCCGGGCGGCCGGACGGGCTCAACGAGCGCCGGCGGAAGCGTTTTCGTGATCCCGGCGGCCTGCGAGCACAAGGAGGAGGCCTGGGAGTTCCTCAACTGGATCACGAGCCCGGGTCCGGTGCGGACATTCTGTCGTAGCATCGGCAACGTTCCGCCGCTCGTCGCGGTCGGCAGGGACCCGGTGTTCCAGAACGACCCGCTGTTTCGCTTCGCCGTCGCGATCGCGCAGGGTCAGAACTCCTTCGGCCCGCCGCCGATCCCGACGTGGCCGACCTTCACGCGCGAGATCACGCGTGTCGAGGAGAAGGCGATGCTCGGTGGCGGCGACCCGCAAGCGCTACTGAACGATCTGCAGACACGAATGCAGCGCGACCTGGAACGCACGCTCTTCGAGCTTGGCCGTCCGGCGCCGCGCGGGCCGGGCCTGGCGCCGCCGCCGGCCGCCACCGCGCGCTCCCCGCGCAGCGCGCGCGCGGTGGAAGGGTAG
- a CDS encoding sugar ABC transporter permease: MAYGKPCRPPRSRESATALRTGLLFASPWLVGFAIFILYPIAASLYYSFCAYDAIQPPRWVGLENYRRMLTEDDLFWKSLWNTLYMVLFGLPVGLVAALAVALLLNQKVRGMAFYRTLYYLPSITPIVATSILWLWLLNPEMGLVNIVLGKLGIAHGPAWLTDPAWAKPALILMGLWGAGGGMVIYLAALQDVPQSLYEAASLDGASSMQQFRHVTMPMLSPVILFNLIMGLIGSFQYFTQAYVMTSGGPEDSTTFYALHLFNRAFFDFKMGYASAMAWVLFLIALACALVVFRSSARWVYYEGESR, from the coding sequence GTGGCATACGGCAAGCCGTGCCGCCCCCCGCGCAGCCGCGAGTCCGCGACCGCTCTCCGCACGGGGCTTCTGTTCGCGTCGCCCTGGCTTGTCGGCTTCGCGATCTTCATCCTCTATCCGATCGCCGCCTCGCTCTACTACAGCTTCTGCGCCTACGACGCCATCCAGCCGCCGCGCTGGGTGGGACTGGAGAATTACCGGCGCATGCTCACCGAGGACGACCTGTTCTGGAAGAGCCTCTGGAACACGCTGTACATGGTCCTCTTCGGCCTGCCGGTCGGCCTCGTTGCGGCGCTCGCGGTGGCCCTGCTGCTCAACCAGAAGGTGCGCGGCATGGCCTTCTACCGCACGCTCTACTATCTGCCATCCATCACGCCGATCGTGGCGACCTCCATCCTCTGGCTGTGGCTGCTGAACCCGGAGATGGGGCTCGTGAACATCGTACTGGGCAAGCTGGGGATCGCGCACGGGCCGGCGTGGCTGACGGACCCGGCCTGGGCCAAGCCGGCGCTGATCTTGATGGGCCTCTGGGGAGCGGGCGGGGGGATGGTGATCTACCTGGCGGCTCTGCAGGACGTGCCGCAGTCGCTCTACGAGGCGGCCTCGCTCGATGGCGCCTCCTCAATGCAGCAGTTCCGGCACGTGACGATGCCCATGCTGTCTCCGGTCATACTCTTCAACCTCATCATGGGCCTGATCGGCTCGTTCCAGTACTTCACGCAGGCATACGTGATGACCTCGGGCGGCCCCGAGGACTCGACGACGTTCTACGCGCTCCACCTCTTCAACCGCGCGTTCTTCGACTTCAAGATGGGGTACGCCTCGGCGATGGCGTGGGTGCTCTTCCTGATCGCGCTAGCGTGCGCGCTCGTGGTGTTTCGTTCCTCGGCCCGCTGGGTCTACTACGAAGGAGAGTCGCGTTGA
- a CDS encoding carbohydrate ABC transporter permease codes for MSTVACPERRGRQARARRAAARRQIRAATTHLILLGIGLFFALPFYWLVSTAVKPDSQIFQMPPVWVPHPVLWENYPKALRYIPFAIYTWNTVKISVLNVVGTLLSCSLVAYSLAKVRWKGREWVFVSLIATMILPGQVTMVPTFAIFKWLHWIGTSLPLIVPAFFGTAFNIFLLRQFFMTIPVELSDAARIDGCGDLAIYWRIILPLSKPALATVGLFTFIAAWNDFLGPLLYLNDERSYTLSLGLQRFVSQHGAEWAMLMAASTVMTVPIIVIFFLAQRTFIQGITLTGIKG; via the coding sequence TTGAGCACGGTCGCCTGCCCCGAGCGCCGGGGTCGACAGGCGCGGGCCCGCCGGGCGGCGGCGCGGCGCCAGATTCGGGCGGCGACGACGCACCTGATCCTGCTCGGCATCGGCCTTTTCTTCGCCCTGCCGTTCTACTGGCTCGTCAGCACGGCCGTGAAGCCCGACTCACAGATCTTCCAGATGCCTCCCGTCTGGGTGCCGCACCCGGTGCTCTGGGAGAACTACCCGAAGGCGCTGCGCTACATCCCGTTCGCGATCTACACGTGGAACACCGTGAAGATCAGCGTGCTCAACGTGGTGGGAACGCTGCTCTCGTGCTCGCTCGTGGCGTACAGCCTTGCCAAGGTGCGCTGGAAGGGGCGCGAGTGGGTGTTCGTCTCGCTGATCGCCACGATGATTCTGCCGGGCCAGGTGACGATGGTCCCGACCTTCGCCATCTTCAAGTGGCTCCACTGGATCGGCACCAGCCTGCCGCTCATCGTGCCGGCGTTCTTCGGCACGGCGTTCAACATCTTCCTGCTGCGCCAGTTCTTCATGACGATCCCGGTGGAGCTCTCCGACGCGGCCCGCATCGACGGGTGCGGCGACCTGGCGATCTACTGGCGCATCATCCTGCCGCTCTCCAAGCCGGCGCTGGCCACGGTGGGGCTCTTCACCTTCATCGCGGCCTGGAACGACTTCCTGGGTCCGCTGCTCTACCTCAATGACGAGCGCAGCTACACGCTCTCGCTGGGGCTCCAGCGCTTCGTCAGCCAGCACGGCGCCGAGTGGGCCATGCTGATGGCGGCCTCCACGGTGATGACCGTGCCGATCATCGTGATCTTCTTCCTCGCCCAACGAACCTTCATCCAGGGCATCACGCTCACGGGGATCAAGGGATAG